GGAGGTGGCGGAGTGGCAGGAGGGGCTCGCCGCCACCGCCGGCCGGGCCGGGCTCCTCGTGGCGGGCGACGTCCCCGCCGCACTGGCGCTGGTGCTGGCCGAAGGTGCGCCCGCCGCCGGGCGCGCCGACCGGGCGGCCGCCGCGCGCGACCTGGCGCCGCTGCGCGACCTCCTGCTCTTCGCCGCCAGCGACGAGCACCTCCGCCTACGCCAGCGGCTCGGGCTCGCCGTGGCGCCGGTCGCTCAGGGTCCGTGACGCCGGACCACGGCGCCCTCGGGGAGCGCCGCCACGAACGCGCGCAGCGCCACCTCCACCCGGGCCGCGTCCTTCGCCTCGAAGGTCACCTCGACCCGGTGGTCGGCCTCGTCGAACCGCGGGTAGCTGCCGATGTCCACGTCGGGGTGCGCCCGCGCCACGCCGTCGAGCGCGGCGGCGAAGTGGTCCTCGCCCAGCGCGAGGAAGAGGGAAGCCGCCCGGAACGGGGGCGAGGCGAGCTCGGCGGCGAAGGCGTCGAGCTGGAGGCGGAAGAACTCCGGCGGGCCGGGCAGCATGACCACGTTCTCCACCGCCATCACCGGGAAGCCCGGATCGCCGGCGAGCCGCGTCCCCTCCGGCACGTCCGCCATGCGCAGCGCCGCCTCCGGCGGCTCGCCGCCGTGCCGCGCGTGCCAGCGCCGGATGTTCGCGACCAGCCGCTCGTGCCGGACGAGCGGCCGCCCCAGCGCATGCGCCACCGCCGCCAGGGTCACATCGTCGTGGGTCGGGCCCACGCCGCCCGCAGTGAAGAGCCAGTCCACGCGCGCCCGCTCCCGCGCGACCGCCTCGGCGATGAGCTCCAGCCGATCGGGGAGCGTGAGGAGCGCCTCCAGCCGGACGCCGCGCTCGCGCAGGACGCGGATGGCGTACGGGCCGTTCTGGTCGGCGCGCTTCGCCGACAGGACCTCGTTGCCGACCACCAGCACCGCCGCCGTGAGCGTCTCCACCCGAAGGTGATAGCGCGGCCGCGGGCAGCCCGCCAGGCGGTCGAGGCCCCGTGGCCCCTACAGCTCATTCTGATGATCGGCCAACACGTCGTCAGCCTCCCTGGCCCTCCCCCGCTTTGCGGGGCGAGGGAGAAGAGAGCGGCGCTGCCCGAAGCTCATCACGCTGCCGAGACCTCCACCCCTCCGCCGGACCGCCTCGCGGGCTCCGGCCCGCTCCACGCCTTCCCGCCGAGGAACCACCGCAGCGCCTCAGGCGCCCGGCCCACCACGCGCAGGTGGCCGGCGTGGATGCACCGGAGGTGGTGGAACGCGCAGAGGCCGAGCTGGTTGTCGAGCTCGTCCCCTCCGCCGTGCGAGCGGAAGAGGACGTGGTGGGCGTGGGTCGCGCGGCGGCTGCAGCCGGGGACCTGGCAATGCCCCGCGTCCCGGTCCCGCACCTTCCGCGAGCGGCTCCGGGCGCGCTTCCCGCCCTTCCAGGTGTCGAGGAAGTGCTGCGCGAGGACGGCGAGGCAGGTCCCGAGCGGCAGCGGCCTCCCGGTCCGGTCGCGGACGGCTTGCACCGCGGCGGCGAGGACCGCCGCCATCCGGAGCGCCAGCGGGACGGCCAGCTTCCCCTGCGCACGCATCCGCCGCTCGGCCTCGCCCTCGAGCTCGCGCCGGAGCGCGACGCAGGTGAGGCCCCTCGCCCGCGGGGTCCAGCGGGTGATCTCCGGCTCGGGCAGCTTCGAGAGGAGCCGCAGCTTCTCGAACGCCAGCCCCTCGCGCTTCGCCTCCTGGAGCGCTGGCGAGGCCCAGCGCCGCTCCTCGACCTTGGCCCGCTCCTCGATCGAGCGCGCCGCGAGCCCCAGCCGCTCCTCGCAGTACTGGCGGAAGCTCGCGAACCCGAGGAGCCGGTAGAGCTGGCTCTTCCGGACCGCGAGGGCGCAGTAGCCGACGAGGTCCTCCCACTCCGCCCGCAGGGCGGCGAGCTCCCGCAGTCGGCCGTCCACCTCCTGGGCGGTGGCGGTCTCGTAGAAGCGGACGTCCGGGGCCGCGATGTCTGGCAGGGCACGAAGCGCGGCCCAGCGCTCCGTCTCCCCCTCGAGGGCTGCGGCGCGCGCGTCGTCGCCGGCAGGGCGCGTCCGGACCGCCGCGCCGAGCACGCGCGCCGGGTCCGGGTCTCCCTCGCCCGCATACTCGCCCGCGAACTCCTGGGCGATCGCCTCGAGCCGCTCGGCGCGCGTCGCGCCCGGCATGAGCTCGCCCGCGAGCGCCAGCGCCTCGTCGACCACCTCGCGCTCCTCCGGC
This Anaeromyxobacter diazotrophicus DNA region includes the following protein-coding sequences:
- a CDS encoding competence/damage-inducible protein A → METLTAAVLVVGNEVLSAKRADQNGPYAIRVLRERGVRLEALLTLPDRLELIAEAVARERARVDWLFTAGGVGPTHDDVTLAAVAHALGRPLVRHERLVANIRRWHARHGGEPPEAALRMADVPEGTRLAGDPGFPVMAVENVVMLPGPPEFFRLQLDAFAAELASPPFRAASLFLALGEDHFAAALDGVARAHPDVDIGSYPRFDEADHRVEVTFEAKDAARVEVALRAFVAALPEGAVVRRHGP
- a CDS encoding HNH endonuclease: GLALLGRELRTRPLLREALTAGRVKLRAAQTVLKVAVGEDEAAWVERAARMTVRALEAEVRRARAAPGDEEEPWLRLDARLEPEEREVVDEALALAGELMPGATRAERLEAIAQEFAGEYAGEGDPDPARVLGAAVRTRPAGDDARAAALEGETERWAALRALPDIAAPDVRFYETATAQEVDGRLRELAALRAEWEDLVGYCALAVRKSQLYRLLGFASFRQYCEERLGLAARSIEERAKVEERRWASPALQEAKREGLAFEKLRLLSKLPEPEITRWTPRARGLTCVALRRELEGEAERRMRAQGKLAVPLALRMAAVLAAAVQAVRDRTGRPLPLGTCLAVLAQHFLDTWKGGKRARSRSRKVRDRDAGHCQVPGCSRRATHAHHVLFRSHGGGDELDNQLGLCAFHHLRCIHAGHLRVVGRAPEALRWFLGGKAWSGPEPARRSGGGVEVSAA